The following nucleotide sequence is from Drosophila takahashii strain IR98-3 E-12201 chromosome 3L, DtakHiC1v2, whole genome shotgun sequence.
CCATTCACCATTCACAGATTCCGCGTATGAACAGCATCTGGTTTTGACTGAGTCACTTTGAGTTCATTCATAAATGTTGGGCTAAGGTTCGTTTATTAAGGGTTCGATATAACTAACTAAAATCAGAGGTTTGTATTTCCGCCCTTTCCCAATAAAAGGGTAATTGTGGCGCACCTAATGTTTACTTGCACTCCGATAACAAAATCTTATCTTAAAAAAGAGTTGCACAAACATTGATATCGATTGCAGTTCTTAATCGGACACTAAGGGCTATCAAAATATAGCTAAACTGCCAACTGAAGACCATAAATTGTTAGCACCTGTATTAGAAACTTGGCAAATAGGTTCAATTCCATTTCCGCTGACCGTCTGTCTACGTGTCTCAGTGCCTTTTAAGTGCTTCAAATATATGGGTATACTTATTTATGACTAATCACATGAGTTTTGATGAaggaaaatgaagaaaattaCATTCAAGTGGATcgtgcaaaagcaaaagctgtggaatacatttttagaCAAAGGAAAAGCTCTGCTGAACCGAAATCAAAGAGAATCATCTCTTTTTCTGATAGTTTCTAAAGATGGGGAGATTTCAATTGGAATGCCATTTTATTAAGTACTTTTGACTATTTTTATAAGAACTTAGGATTGTAATTCGgacctaaaaataaacattcttcccgcttttaacttaatattttgtataggAGTTCAAGAATCCAGAATTTGTATCCAAAATGGCTAAGTACATTTGGAAAACATCTGGTTTTGGCGTATATTTTCCTATAATCTTATATGTACGAAATGGGACGGGGAAGGCGAAGCAGATATTTCTCCAATTCCCCCATACTGCGCACTTGATAAATACTAAACAAAGATTGTCGCTTCCCGCtccataaaaacagaattatattttatatcagaGGAGCCTTCACTTAAGCTGTACTTTGGATGGCGAAATCAAAGTCGAATTTACTCAAAACATCTCCAATAACCGCAACGCATATGTTTTACATCCAGTTGGCAATTTAACGCCTTGCCGTGCTGATAAAACACATTTGAAATAAACAATTGTAGAAATAATAAACGTTTTGAATGGCAAGAAATCGATTTGgtatgaaaacaaaatgttcTGGCATTGAAACGTGACTCGTTGTTATTATAGAAATGGTGCTGTACTCGGTAAAATGAATTCTACGGTTCTTAAGTACTCAAGGCGTTCTAAGACATGGGTACAATGTATTGTTAATACATTCACTGAACAGCTTAATACTTAAAGAATTATAAAAAGTGATTATTTCAAGAGGGCAGTTAACTTCCACTATGACAAATATGACAAATTCTACAAACAAGTATATAAACCAGTAAATTTGTTGCCACGTCAGTCGCAGAGACAGCAATTTCACCTGTTTAGCTGTTTTCGCATTCATTTCACAGGTGAGCCCACATTCAGCACCTTCATTTGTATTGGCCAATTAGCAGGTGAAGCTCTGATTTCTAGCCCGAATTCGGATAAAGCTATAAGCTTCGTAGAAAAATGCAAGCAACAACTGAAAATCAAAAGAACATTTGTATATTATTCTAGTGGAAAGGCACCCACACCTTGCAATGCAGACAGACAACCAAGAATTTTGCATAATCATCATCAAGAACTGGAAAACTGCACTTGCAACAATACggagaaagcaaaaaaaatgttggataATGCAAGCtaagagaaaattaaaaacgaaccAGAGAACTGTTGTAATCACAATGGAAAAACTGATGGGTTTTTCCTTAACAACTGTCATAGGACCAGAAATCAGACAAGGTTTTCATCCTACAGCCACTCCCTGGCACTCCACCCATCACTATCAATAAGGCTGAGTAATTATGGCGACAGCAAAGTCTGGCTTTATAAAGGAATCTGAACAGGCATTTACACATGCAGGGTATGGGATGGTTGGGTATGATATGGTATGATATGGGGGTGAGAAGAGCACACCTCTCTTTGTGCCGTTTCagcattttattttgcaaCGGCTCGTGGGGATTTTTTGCTGTGCATTGCACTTTCAAGCTCAAGTCCTAAACAGGCGTCATCGTTCATCAAATCACGTATGATAATAATGATCAAGTTCCATTGTCAGTGTCAGAGTTATTAAGCTCGAAATCGCTTGGATAAGGAAAAtgtgtgaaaaatattaatgtctTTTATGGAAATAAACACGTAACAATTTGTCAAATGATTTTAGTGAATATttactgaaaaaaaattataaatttataaagcaATCCCTAAACGACTCTtaagtttttaagtagttcTCCTGGGATTCCCCTTTTTTGAACTTAAAGAAATTCTCGTAATCGAAAGCTAAGGACTGGTACAACAATCAGTTTTCATAATGAAATGCGCATATTATAAACAGCACCACTCTTAAAATTTTACATGAAAATGGGATATCTGctctaatattattattaatatttattagaatattgtaaatttatcAAAGAGGAGGAACAATGAAAAAGGAATTTCCATAAGTCGAACAGCTTAtagatttggtttttaattaatttgatataatTGTAATATTGCTAGTATTCGAAGTTAGGTAGTTAGTTTTATAGATGTAGGACTGTATTTTGTTGTACATTTCATCCAGGGaacatctgtatctgtgtgcaTTAGTTGGGTTTTCCTTGGTGTGTGTATATTATGCTGGCTGTGTTTTCATTTGATCTGCCTGTGTGTTGTTGTTACCCTGACAGCTGGAAGCTTCCGCAGCAATCTGGAAACTGGAAAAGAACCCATAAGATGCGGGTTTTCCAGGGCGAGGGGAGTGAAGAACGATGCGGTCGATGAAAGAGAATTTCGCTAATTTGCTGCGATTGCTCTCCACgacagatacaaagatacgaAACCAAAAGCCAAAGAAAGGCCATTAAATTGTGCGAAAGAGAAACCAGAACaggtttaaaaaacttacGGTTCTTGGTGTGCGCTCAATAAAAGCGCTaattgacacacacacatgcaaacTGCGGCCATAAACAAACCGTGTGGGAGAGAGGGAGAAAGGAAAAAGTGGGGACAAAGCTAACTGGAACTTTCGTAAagtccatttaaatttaaacgcaaaactttttttaacacAATAACAATgactaaataattaaaaaaaactgccaCGAAAACTCACCTTGGTAGAAAAAGAAGTACGCTGTAAACTGGTTTATGTTCTCACTCAAAACAAACGAAGAATGCACTCGAAATTCCACTCAATTTACACGTTTGCGAAATGGGATTTTAGATTTCATggatcttttatttttaaatgcttacAACATCATCTATAGCAATAGATATATCTGCGTATTGTTTGGGACTTTCTCACCAAACGACAAAAAACTCGTTTTCGTTTCGCGactctctttattttttggcacaCTATTCACAAAGCTGATTTACCAATTTATGTGGCAACCCCTTTGAAtttataacaattattttttcggTGCACTCAACCCgacagcgacaacaacaacagcaacaagaacaacaaaggGGTCGACGCACAACAACGCAATTCTTTAATGCACTTCAATTATTTTCGTCGCTCAATTGGAGCTCATTTTGCAAGCACCGCGAAttctatttactttatttttatttgcccaCGCACACAACCGCACGCCGCGGagctggaatttatttaatttatttaaaattcagcGAAACGCGCTGCAACCGTTTTTTGTTCGTGCACTCGTCAGTATGACCGTCACCGGAGTGTTGAGGAAATACTTTTGTAGGACCTAACAGCGTTCGCCATAAAATACCGGTGAAAGGAGTCACGGTTTCTGTGGTAACGGTTTAgtcacttttttttggttcttgacgttaaataattatttataaaattataaataattaatttaattaccctctttcaaaaatttcaattgaaatattttgtaaaataaaaactatatagTTTTTATTAACGGCTATGAATCTATACCTTAAACCTACTAcgcttttaaaaacaattatgaaaatcgtttttataaaaataaaaaaaacaacgttTTTACCATATTTTGTCTCCCTCTTCCAGGCCATTACAAATTCTAACTTAAGATTGAGGGGGATTtccctttatttattttactgagACGATAGCCTGCCCCGAATGGGAAATTGCTCTGAGATTATCTCTTAATTTCTTATAATATACAAAACTAAACCTCATTTACTTCAGATTTCCACAGTCATGGAGACAATCAAGCTGTGGCACAGTGGGCAAGTGCGATGCCTTGAGATCTCCGTGGGGGCAGCACAGTGATGGCAGGTGGTGCAGATCCAAATATTATTCGTGGGCTGGGTGATGGGTTTCCCGGAGGAAATGCAGGCGGGAAAACGGGCATTGCACTCGGGACAAGATGGTGAGCTATGAAATATTAGGAATACATAATTATTAAGAGGTGTTCTTTAGGTAATTATAATATACCTACCTATCTGGAACTGGCACTCCACAGGAATAGCAATCCACTTTCTCCCCAGCGGTATCCTCTGGATCATACTTGGCAAAGATCCCGGCGGCCAGCTCCTCGTATCTCTGAAGAGTCGCCTCCGGCAGGTGACCCAGTTGCTCCAGCTTCATGAAGGCCTTGGAGCAGGTGCCAAAGGCCCGATCAGCACAGCTAGCCAGGGCTAATAGACTATATATGTGTTCCGGAGGCAGTACGTCCTCATAATCCCTTAGTCGCACCGCCGTGACCACCGCACTGTGGATGATCCCGAAGCGCAGTTGCCGCTGGGCGAGGAGCATAAAGTGATAGGCCTCGGAACAGTGCCACAGTCTCTCTATTTCAGCTGCATCTTCGAGAGCAATCGAGTCTAGAAGGGTATTCCTTCCACTGGCATAGTCAATTTCGGGGGTAGCCACTGCCTTGAGATGCTCCTCTGCTAATAGAGAAGCCAGAACATATAGCTTCTTGATCCTCAGTAGAGGAGCTCGCTTCTCCTGTTCCCTCTCCGCCATTTGCGATAAAAGACGAGCTGCATCCAGGTGACGTCCCGCATTCCTCTGCATCTCGATGGCCTCCTTGAGGCGTCCCTCCTGAAGCAACTGGGCCGCATGCTTGGCTATCAGGGTCTGCACTTGGGGCAGCTGGAATCTCTGGGCCAGTTCCACTGCCTCGCCCCACTGGCGGAGATTCACGCAGGTTGATACCGCTGCCTTTTGGTCACCAAAGCGAAGATGAGCCTGAACCGCCTCGGAACACATGCCCACGGAGGCCAGCATCTCGGCCAGCTTGGGAAGCAGGGGACTCTTCTCCGGCAGCCTTTCCACACACTTTTCCAGATCATCAAAGAGCTCTAGGTGATATAGAGCCTCCATGTAGCCCTCCAGATAGTGAGACTTCTCGTAATACTCCCTGGCACTCTCCCAGGATCGTAGATTCGCAAAGTGATGGCCTATCTCCCGCCAGGCAACCTCCATTTGCTGATCCGATACCCCCGATCCGCCCATCCTATACAGCTGCACCACACGGAACCAATCGCAGAGGGTCATTCGCAGTTCTATGGCCAAATCCCGTCGATCTGCATCTAGGTAAAGCTTCTCCGCCTCCTCAAACTCACCGTAGAAAGCAGAGATCTCCGCTCGCTGCAGTTCTTTCGAGTGGATGGTCCTCAATCTCTTGACCAACTTGATACCCGGATAGTGGGCACATCGCACAAAGGCATTCTCCGCCGTCTCAAGTTCAAGTTTCTTCAAGGCAGACTCGGCCAGCAATCTCCAGAGCCTCGGATGCGGATTATCCTCGATGAACTGCTTGGCATCCTCCAGACCCACATGCTCCAGAAGATCATCAGTGTCTCTCAAAGACTTTACCCTCAGTTGGATAAGATGCGATGAGTTCTGAAGCTCACCCACGCTGATGATGTCGTCTAACAAGACACTAGTGATCTCCAGATCCTCAAAGGTGCAAATGTAGCCGGAACAGGAGACGGGCTCCTCGGGATCGTTGCCCCGGAAAATGTACATCCTCGTCTTCTCCATCAGAGCCAAGAGCAGTGGGTTGTCCTTGGCCCAACTCACGGCCCAAACGTCCTTTCGCTCCACCCGACTGAAGTTCAATTGGGTCTCCCTATTATCATCCAGATCGAGCAGGGTCATCACTCCCATGTGATCAATAATAGCAGCACGTCTAAAGAAATAGTTTAGATAGTTAGTACTTCAATAGAAAAAGACTCTACCCACGTGGAATTGCAGTTGATGGCCATCTTGTAGACCTTGGAGTTCATCAGGTGGCGGTTCCTCAGCGCCACATTGGCTATGCTGTACTCGTTGATGGCTCCCGATTCCCTGGCCACCAGGAGCAGCTTCTCGGAGAGGGCCAAAGCACAAATGGGATCACTGATTCCACGCTGCGTGGAGTGACCATCACTGCTGCTGGTCAACATCAAATCCTTGGCCATCTCCACGCCAGTGGGTGTGTCATCGATGTGGAAACGCTTCTCTTTGCGGGCTTTTACACTGTGCAGGGTGGAGGCACTCTGAAAGAAAGGATTAACTATCTATATGatctataataattaattaaactacCCACCTTGGGGGTATGGTAATGCCAGATGAGGATCTCCTCCTGCGAGGCTATGGCCACATAGCTCGAGTTGATGCCCACAAAGCAGGGTCTGATGTCCGTGTACTTGGCTAAAACAAATATGGTTAGACTAATAAGATCTTTTAATTACCCTTTATAATACTCACAATCCACAGTGGTTCCTATAGAGttgcacaacaacaactggtAAACTCTGTCATCCGCTGGATTACTCCGATTCTCCAGAGTACTCAGTGCAATCTCCTTGATGTTGCTACTAACACACTCCACTCCCAAAACGCAGTGTTCACTACTGGAGGCCAAACACAAAGTGGGTTCCACCTCCTTGAGGAAACTCTGATTCGAAACGGTGTTCCAAAAGGTAATCACACTCATGGGAGAATCTCGAGTACTAGAGTTACTATTCAGAAACACCACAGTCTTCTCAAAGTAACACCAAATGTAATCCGGTCGGATGTTggcaaagtaaataaaagaatCCACGGCCATGGCGATGCGAAGTGATTTGCCCTCCCAACTGAGCGAGGTGATGTCGGTTCCTGGAACTTTGAGGGTCCTATAGATCCTGCCCATTGGCGAGTAAAAGCACACCTGGTTGGAGTCTCGCTGCGAGGGTGGAGTAACTGCATCTAAGGTGGTTCCACAAATAGCTAAGACAGTTCCATCATGGTTCCACTTGGCGTCCACATTGCGCATTCCAGTGTCGAAGATTGTGGGGGCTATAAAACCTTTAGGGTTtagttttcttataaataaaggGTTGTTTATAAGCTATAACCTACCATCATCATTTTCATTCCTCATGATCTGCACCCTTCCGTTCTCGTAGCAAATGGCTAAAACAGGACGTTTCCGACTCTGGGATACCCTACCACTAAACCAACAGATGCTGGCTATGCGATGAACCCTGGAGGAGGAACCCCCACCTAAGCTCACGCACTGGATGTGTAGTTTCatctgaaatatatataatctaaGTAATATAGCTATAAAAGTAATCCAATCTCCACTCACAGCAAAGTTCCCTTGATTATCATACAGATGACACTCTCCATTGGCCAAGGCAAACAGGATGAGTCGATTATCCGGACTCCACTGGACTCCAGTTAAATGAGTACCCTTGAGTTCCTTGCCAAAGATGCGATTGCCATCCACAGAACCCACAATTATAGCCCCGTCTTCGTAAACTATGCAGATCCTCGAACCATCCGAGGTCCAACTCATGCTGGCCACGGTGGACTTCTTCCTATCGTTGGTCATCTCCTCGTACCAGGATCCCTTGTACAGCATCCACACCATGATCACCCCATCCGTGTCCGAGGAGGTCAACTTCTGCTGGGCATCGTTCCAGGTGACCACCCTCACCGACTCCT
It contains:
- the Oseg4 gene encoding WD repeat-containing protein 35, whose product is MFVYLSKKIAIPNNVKLNCIAWNKEEGYIAVAGTDGLLKVLKLDQAAANGQSKGGLAAVSNLSMNQTLDGHKESVRVVTWNDAQQKLTSSDTDGVIMVWMLYKGSWYEEMTNDRKKSTVASMSWTSDGSRICIVYEDGAIIVGSVDGNRIFGKELKGTHLTGVQWSPDNRLILFALANGECHLYDNQGNFAMKLHIQCVSLGGGSSSRVHRIASICWFSGRVSQSRKRPVLAICYENGRVQIMRNENDDAPTIFDTGMRNVDAKWNHDGTVLAICGTTLDAVTPPSQRDSNQVCFYSPMGRIYRTLKVPGTDITSLSWEGKSLRIAMAVDSFIYFANIRPDYIWCYFEKTVVFLNSNSSTRDSPMSVITFWNTVSNQSFLKEVEPTLCLASSSEHCVLGVECVSSNIKEIALSTLENRSNPADDRVYQLLLCNSIGTTVDSKYTDIRPCFVGINSSYVAIASQEEILIWHYHTPKSASTLHSVKARKEKRFHIDDTPTGVEMAKDLMLTSSSDGHSTQRGISDPICALALSEKLLLVARESGAINEYSIANVALRNRHLMNSKVYKMAINCNSTRAAIIDHMGVMTLLDLDDNRETQLNFSRVERKDVWAVSWAKDNPLLLALMEKTRMYIFRGNDPEEPVSCSGYICTFEDLEITSVLLDDIISVGELQNSSHLIQLRVKSLRDTDDLLEHVGLEDAKQFIEDNPHPRLWRLLAESALKKLELETAENAFVRCAHYPGIKLVKRLRTIHSKELQRAEISAFYGEFEEAEKLYLDADRRDLAIELRMTLCDWFRVVQLYRMGGSGVSDQQMEVAWREIGHHFANLRSWESAREYYEKSHYLEGYMEALYHLELFDDLEKCVERLPEKSPLLPKLAEMLASVGMCSEAVQAHLRFGDQKAAVSTCVNLRQWGEAVELAQRFQLPQVQTLIAKHAAQLLQEGRLKEAIEMQRNAGRHLDAARLLSQMAEREQEKRAPLLRIKKLYVLASLLAEEHLKAVATPEIDYASGRNTLLDSIALEDAAEIERLWHCSEAYHFMLLAQRQLRFGIIHSAVVTAVRLRDYEDVLPPEHIYSLLALASCADRAFGTCSKAFMKLEQLGHLPEATLQRYEELAAGIFAKYDPEDTAGEKVDCYSCGVPVPDSSPSCPECNARFPACISSGKPITQPTNNIWICTTCHHCAAPTEISRHRTCPLCHSLIVSMTVEI